One region of Luteolibacter yonseiensis genomic DNA includes:
- a CDS encoding UDP-galactopyranose/dTDP-fucopyranose mutase family protein, which yields MEADQSTDFLIIGAGFSGLVTAERLSAAGWKCVVVDRRHHLGGNAYDRTDAAGVLIHQYGPHYFRSNSRRIVDYLSAFTGWHQVSYTIRSHARGRYWNFPINLNTFEQFIGRESTTAGFEDWLEKNRIPISEPANSEEVIISQVGRELYELFFEGYTLKQWKRHPRELDASVCGRIPIRTNRDDRYLSETFQALPERGYTALFENLLEASPGVELHLGVDAGEARARWKHKHLVYTGAVDEFYDRRFGPLPYRSLRFEAESFSGPQLLEREKISGKPGFWQPAMQVNYPDAEVPFTRIVEIKHATGQDIAASTIIREFPKDWTPDEEPFYPVPAPESRAAYQRYAELAAAEKSVSFIGRLATYRYYNMDQVTGMAIAVAERLIARYGTNL from the coding sequence TTGGAAGCGGACCAATCCACAGATTTCCTCATCATCGGCGCAGGCTTCTCCGGGCTTGTCACCGCCGAGCGCCTTTCCGCGGCAGGGTGGAAATGCGTGGTGGTGGACCGCCGCCACCATCTCGGGGGAAATGCGTATGACCGCACGGATGCCGCCGGGGTGCTCATTCACCAATACGGCCCCCACTACTTCCGCTCCAACTCACGGCGCATCGTCGACTACCTGTCCGCGTTCACCGGGTGGCATCAGGTCAGCTACACGATCAGGAGTCATGCCCGTGGCCGTTACTGGAACTTTCCGATCAACCTCAACACCTTCGAACAGTTCATCGGCAGGGAATCGACGACCGCCGGTTTCGAAGACTGGCTGGAAAAGAACCGCATCCCCATTTCCGAGCCGGCCAACTCGGAAGAGGTGATCATTTCCCAAGTCGGGCGGGAACTCTACGAGCTGTTCTTCGAAGGCTACACGCTGAAACAATGGAAGCGCCACCCGCGCGAACTCGACGCCTCGGTCTGCGGCCGCATCCCCATCCGCACGAACCGCGACGACCGCTACCTCTCCGAGACATTCCAAGCGTTGCCGGAACGCGGCTACACCGCCCTCTTTGAGAACCTGCTGGAGGCCTCGCCCGGTGTGGAGCTGCACCTCGGTGTGGATGCCGGTGAGGCCCGCGCCCGGTGGAAGCACAAACACCTGGTCTACACCGGAGCGGTGGATGAGTTCTACGACCGCCGCTTCGGCCCCCTTCCCTACCGCTCCCTGCGTTTCGAGGCCGAGTCATTCAGCGGCCCGCAACTGCTGGAACGGGAGAAGATCTCCGGCAAACCAGGCTTTTGGCAACCCGCCATGCAGGTGAATTATCCGGATGCGGAAGTACCTTTCACCCGCATCGTCGAGATCAAGCACGCCACCGGACAGGACATCGCGGCGAGCACGATCATCAGGGAATTCCCCAAGGACTGGACACCGGATGAGGAGCCCTTCTATCCCGTCCCCGCCCCGGAATCCCGCGCCGCTTACCAGCGGTATGCGGAACTCGCCGCGGCGGAAAAGTCCGTCAGCTTCATCGGCCGCCTGGCAACCTACCGATATTACAATATGGATCAGGTAACAGGCATGGCCATTGCTGTGGCAGAGCGGCTGATCGCCCGATACGGAACCAATTTATGA
- a CDS encoding GDP-L-fucose synthase family protein, whose protein sequence is MKKLYIAGHRGMVGKALVREAEKLGGHEIITTTRDQLDLCDQGAVFEFLGWEKPDIVIIAAAKVGGIHANSTYPADFIYENLAIASNLVEGSRRAGVPRVLFLGSSCIYPKMAPQPMPEDCLLTSPLETTNEAYAIAKIAGLKLCQHYRAQHGLTYHSAMPTNLYGPGDNYHPENSHVIPALIRRFHEAKERGDSSVTIWGTGTPRREFLHVDDLAAACFHLLGLESPPDWVNVGVGEDITIFQLASLVAGTVGFTGDILTDPSKPDGTPRKLMDISKIRSTGWTPGVSFEIGLAAAYQDFLSTLATGVARL, encoded by the coding sequence ATGAAGAAACTATACATCGCAGGCCACCGCGGAATGGTCGGCAAGGCACTCGTCCGTGAGGCGGAAAAACTCGGCGGTCACGAAATCATCACCACCACGCGCGATCAGCTCGACCTCTGCGACCAGGGAGCCGTCTTCGAGTTTCTCGGATGGGAAAAGCCGGACATCGTCATCATCGCGGCGGCCAAGGTCGGAGGCATCCACGCGAACTCCACCTACCCGGCGGATTTCATTTATGAAAACCTCGCGATCGCCTCGAATCTCGTGGAAGGCAGCCGGCGCGCCGGCGTGCCCCGCGTGCTGTTCCTCGGCTCGTCCTGCATCTATCCGAAAATGGCGCCCCAGCCGATGCCCGAGGACTGCCTTCTGACCAGTCCGCTGGAAACGACGAACGAGGCATATGCCATTGCGAAAATCGCGGGCCTGAAACTCTGCCAGCATTACCGCGCCCAGCACGGCCTGACCTACCACAGCGCCATGCCGACCAACCTCTACGGTCCCGGTGACAACTACCACCCGGAGAACTCCCACGTCATCCCCGCCCTCATCCGCCGCTTCCACGAGGCCAAGGAGCGCGGAGACTCGTCCGTCACCATCTGGGGCACCGGCACCCCGCGGCGCGAGTTCCTGCATGTGGATGATCTCGCCGCCGCGTGTTTCCACCTGCTGGGACTGGAATCCCCGCCGGACTGGGTGAATGTCGGCGTGGGCGAGGACATCACCATTTTCCAGCTCGCCTCGCTCGTCGCGGGCACCGTGGGCTTCACCGGAGACATTCTAACAGACCCCTCGAAGCCGGACGGCACGCCGCGCAAGCTGATGGACATCTCCAAGATCAGGTCCACCGGCTGGACACCCGGAGTTTCGTTCGAAATCGGCCTTGCTGCCGCCTATCAGGATTTTCTATCAACTCTCGCGACCGGAGTTGCCCGCCTCTAA
- the gmd gene encoding GDP-mannose 4,6-dehydratase — MKKALITGITGQDGSYLAEFLLEKGYEVHGIKRRASLFNTQRVDHIYEDPHVENSRFRLHYGDLTDSSNLTRILSEIQPDEVYNLGAQSHVAVSFEAPEYTADVDAIGTLRLLESIRFLGLEKKTRFYQASTSELYGLVQEIPQKETTPFHPRSPYAVAKMYAYWITVNYREAYGMYACNGILFNHESPRRGETFVTRKITRAISNIAQGLESCLFLGNMDSLRDWGHAKDYVRMQWMMLQQETADDFVIATGKQISVREFVKLSAREAGIELEFSGEGVDEIATVSSILDPEKACAVKAGDVVVKVDPRYFRPAEVETLLGDPSKAKAKLGWTPEITVEEMCAEMVAHDLNIARSHSLLKSHGHHVPVSKE; from the coding sequence GTGAAAAAAGCACTGATCACCGGCATCACCGGACAAGACGGTTCCTATCTGGCCGAATTTCTTCTCGAAAAAGGCTACGAAGTCCACGGCATCAAGCGTCGCGCTTCCCTATTCAACACCCAGCGGGTCGACCATATCTACGAAGATCCGCATGTGGAGAACTCACGCTTCCGCCTGCACTATGGCGACCTGACGGACAGCTCCAACCTCACCCGCATCCTCAGCGAGATCCAGCCGGACGAGGTTTACAATCTCGGCGCGCAGTCACACGTCGCCGTCTCGTTCGAAGCTCCGGAATACACCGCGGACGTGGACGCCATCGGCACGCTGCGCCTGCTGGAGTCGATCCGTTTCCTCGGCCTCGAAAAGAAGACACGCTTCTACCAGGCCTCCACCTCCGAGCTCTACGGCCTCGTCCAGGAGATCCCGCAGAAGGAGACCACCCCATTCCACCCCCGCTCGCCCTACGCGGTGGCGAAGATGTACGCCTATTGGATCACGGTGAACTACCGCGAGGCTTATGGCATGTATGCGTGCAACGGCATCCTCTTCAACCACGAGTCCCCGCGCCGCGGCGAAACCTTCGTCACCCGGAAGATCACCCGTGCGATTTCCAACATCGCCCAAGGCCTGGAGTCATGCCTGTTCCTTGGAAACATGGATTCCCTGCGCGACTGGGGCCACGCGAAAGACTATGTCCGCATGCAGTGGATGATGCTCCAGCAGGAAACCGCGGATGACTTCGTGATCGCCACCGGCAAGCAGATCTCCGTGCGCGAGTTCGTGAAACTCTCCGCCAGGGAAGCCGGCATCGAACTGGAATTTTCCGGTGAGGGAGTGGATGAGATCGCCACGGTCAGCAGCATCCTGGATCCGGAAAAAGCCTGCGCCGTCAAGGCCGGTGATGTGGTCGTCAAGGTCGATCCGCGCTACTTCCGCCCTGCGGAGGTCGAAACCCTGTTGGGCGATCCTTCGAAAGCGAAGGCCAAGCTCGGCTGGACTCCTGAAATCACCGTGGAGGAAATGTGTGCGGAAATGGTGGCTCACGATCTCAACATCGCCCGCAGCCATTCGCTGCTCAAGAGCCACGGACACCACGTCCCGGTATCCAAGGAATAA
- a CDS encoding WecB/TagA/CpsF family glycosyltransferase yields MKIISIIGLPLAATTYAGAVEWILNHALKRGGTYAVEAANTHVAALARTDPEFGQSMRGFDLICPDGMPLVWALNSKLPDAERLTDRVYGPTLMLETLRATEGKATEFKHFLLGGKQSTLDSLLEKFAIRFPGVAIAGTHSPPFGEWPENEFDTISEKIRRSGANLIWVGLGCPKQEHWIASNKHRLPPGVYFGIGAAFAFHAGEVRQAPPLIQKCGMEWAYRVAMEPRRLFKRYFTYNSLFVYHLLRDHVRG; encoded by the coding sequence TTGAAAATCATCTCCATCATCGGCCTGCCCCTGGCTGCAACCACCTACGCGGGGGCGGTCGAATGGATCCTCAACCATGCTCTTAAGCGCGGCGGAACCTATGCGGTCGAAGCGGCGAACACCCACGTCGCGGCCCTCGCCCGCACGGACCCGGAGTTCGGACAATCCATGCGCGGTTTCGACCTCATCTGTCCGGACGGAATGCCTCTGGTGTGGGCGCTCAACTCCAAACTCCCCGACGCGGAAAGACTGACCGACCGGGTCTACGGCCCCACGCTGATGCTGGAGACCCTGCGTGCCACGGAAGGCAAGGCCACGGAGTTCAAACATTTCCTGTTGGGTGGAAAACAATCCACACTGGACAGCCTGTTGGAAAAATTCGCGATCCGGTTCCCCGGCGTCGCAATCGCCGGCACCCATTCACCTCCATTCGGAGAATGGCCGGAGAACGAGTTCGACACGATCTCTGAAAAAATCCGCCGGTCCGGAGCAAACCTGATCTGGGTGGGCCTCGGCTGCCCGAAGCAGGAGCACTGGATCGCATCAAACAAGCACCGCCTGCCACCCGGAGTGTATTTCGGCATTGGCGCGGCATTCGCCTTCCATGCGGGCGAGGTCCGCCAGGCGCCGCCTCTGATCCAGAAATGCGGCATGGAATGGGCTTACCGCGTGGCGATGGAACCTCGCCGCCTTTTCAAACGCTACTTCACCTACAATTCACTCTTCGTCTATCACCTGCTCCGCGACCACGTGCGGGGTTGA
- a CDS encoding UDP-glucose 6-dehydrogenase, producing MNVKSICCLGAGYVGGPTMAMIAAKCPHIQVTVADLNEQRIAAWNSDTLPVYEPGLDEVVASAIGKNLHFTTDIRSAIAAADLIFVSVGTPTKSYGIGAGRAADLRYIESAARLIAEVSEGNKIIVEKSTIPVKTATAIKSILAANSPNGATFQVLSNPEFLAEGTAVEDMEAPDRILIGGESTPEGQAAVEALVSVYANWIPRERIITTNLWSSELSKLVANAFLAQRISSINSISALCEATGADVDEVARAIGMDSRIGPKFLKASVGFGGSCFQKDILNLVYLCDSFNLPHVAEYWRQVVHLNDWQKSRFVEKIVRTLYNTVNSKRIAIFGFAFKKDTNDTRESAAIQVCRDLLNERAHLAIYDPRVSVETITQDLIYAGVSPELIASNIEFCSDPYSAANGAHALATLTEWDEFRTLDLPRIYDLMLKPAFVFDGRAVLPADALVAHGFDAFIIGKGA from the coding sequence ATGAACGTCAAATCCATCTGCTGCCTCGGCGCCGGCTATGTCGGCGGCCCCACCATGGCCATGATCGCCGCCAAATGCCCGCACATCCAAGTGACGGTCGCCGACCTGAACGAGCAACGCATCGCCGCGTGGAACTCCGACACCCTCCCGGTTTACGAACCGGGCCTTGATGAGGTCGTGGCCTCGGCCATCGGCAAAAACCTCCACTTCACCACCGACATCCGCTCGGCGATCGCGGCGGCGGACCTGATCTTCGTCTCCGTGGGAACGCCTACGAAATCCTACGGCATCGGCGCGGGACGCGCCGCGGACCTGCGTTACATCGAGTCCGCCGCCCGTCTCATCGCCGAGGTTTCGGAAGGAAACAAGATCATCGTCGAGAAAAGCACCATCCCGGTGAAGACGGCGACCGCCATCAAGTCCATTCTCGCCGCCAACTCGCCGAACGGAGCGACGTTCCAGGTGCTCTCCAACCCGGAATTCCTCGCCGAAGGAACCGCCGTGGAAGACATGGAGGCACCGGACCGCATCCTCATCGGAGGCGAATCCACCCCGGAAGGCCAGGCCGCCGTGGAAGCTCTGGTCTCCGTCTATGCGAACTGGATTCCCCGCGAACGCATCATCACCACCAACCTCTGGTCCTCCGAGCTTTCCAAGCTGGTTGCGAACGCCTTCCTCGCCCAACGGATTTCCTCGATCAACTCCATCTCCGCCCTTTGCGAAGCCACCGGTGCGGATGTGGACGAGGTCGCCCGCGCGATCGGGATGGACTCACGGATCGGACCCAAGTTCCTCAAGGCCTCGGTCGGGTTCGGCGGCTCCTGCTTCCAGAAGGACATCCTGAATCTCGTCTATCTCTGCGACTCGTTCAACCTGCCCCACGTCGCCGAATACTGGCGCCAGGTGGTGCACCTCAATGACTGGCAGAAATCACGCTTCGTGGAGAAGATCGTCCGCACGCTTTATAACACCGTCAACAGCAAGCGCATCGCGATTTTCGGATTCGCATTCAAGAAGGACACCAACGACACCCGCGAATCCGCCGCCATCCAGGTCTGCCGCGATCTGCTGAACGAGCGCGCCCACCTCGCGATCTACGACCCGAGGGTCAGCGTGGAAACCATCACCCAGGATCTGATCTACGCCGGTGTCTCACCCGAGCTCATCGCCTCGAACATCGAGTTCTGCTCCGATCCATACTCGGCCGCGAACGGAGCCCACGCGTTGGCGACGCTCACCGAATGGGATGAATTCCGCACGCTGGACCTGCCACGCATCTACGACCTCATGTTGAAGCCAGCCTTTGTCTTCGACGGCCGCGCCGTCCTCCCGGCTGACGCTCTCGTCGCCCATGGTTTCGACGCGTTCATCATCGGCAAGGGTGCCTGA
- the cysC gene encoding adenylyl-sulfate kinase, with product MSNIHPEFHRFLHRQDKENLLGQRGIVVWLCGLSGSGKSTIANAAERVLHQQGRFTTILDGDNLRTGLNSNLGFSDDDRLENIRRISEVAKVFVSQGIITFVSAITPRGELRDLARGLLGNDLFEVYVKASYEACEQRDVKGLYAKAARGEIAHFTGKDGSFEPPNNPDLVLDTEKSSIEDAAFELLEAIRGKISAHRPLV from the coding sequence ATGTCGAACATTCATCCAGAGTTCCACCGGTTCCTCCACCGTCAGGATAAGGAAAACCTGCTGGGCCAGCGCGGCATCGTCGTGTGGCTCTGCGGGCTTTCCGGATCGGGGAAATCCACCATCGCGAACGCGGCGGAGCGCGTGCTCCACCAGCAGGGGCGCTTCACCACGATCCTTGACGGCGACAATCTGCGCACCGGACTCAACTCCAATCTCGGTTTCTCGGATGACGACCGCTTGGAAAACATCCGCCGCATCTCGGAGGTGGCGAAGGTGTTTGTTTCCCAAGGCATCATCACGTTTGTCTCCGCCATCACCCCGAGGGGAGAACTGAGGGATCTGGCGCGGGGACTTCTGGGAAACGATCTCTTCGAAGTCTATGTGAAGGCGAGCTACGAAGCTTGTGAACAACGCGATGTGAAGGGACTCTACGCCAAAGCCGCCCGCGGGGAGATCGCCCATTTCACGGGAAAAGACGGTTCTTTCGAACCGCCGAACAATCCGGACCTCGTCCTGGACACGGAGAAGTCCTCCATCGAGGACGCCGCCTTCGAACTACTGGAAGCGATCCGCGGGAAAATATCCGCGCACCGCCCCTTGGTCTGA